The DNA region CCGGCTTTTTCGTACTCCTCAGCCTTGTTCTGGCGCAGACCCACTCCAAGTCCTGGCTCCTGTTCACGGCCTTTGTCGGCCTCAACCTCCTGCAATCCGCCTTTACCGACTGGTGCCCGCTCAAGAGGCTGCTGGAGCGGCTCGGCGTGCGCGGGTGAGCCTGTCCGGCTTCCAGACCCCGCTCGCGCTCGCCTCTGGTCGGAAATTATTCAGGCGCGGCCCTTCCACGGGCTGACCGCCTACCGCCTGCTGTGGTACGGTCATCCGTATGCATGCAGCGGCGACCACAGCCGCCGCAGGAATACCGAACAGGAGGACCAGATGCCAGAAGCAATCGGGTTCGTCGGAATGGGCATCATGGGCGTTCCCATGGCCCTGAACCTCGTGAAAGCCGGTTTCGACGTCACCGTCACCAACCGCACCATCGAAAAATGCAAGCCCCTGGCCGATGCCGGGGCCACAGTGGCCGAATCGCCGGAGGATATTTCCAAGCGAACGCCCATCATCGTCACCATGCTCACCGGCCCCCAGGCCGTGGACCAGGCCCTGTTCGGCGAGGACGGCGCCGCCGCCGGGCTGGGCAAGGGCAAGCTGGTGATCAACATGAGCAGCGTGCCGCCTTCATACAGCAAGGACCTTGCCCGCCGCGTGGGCAACTACGGGGCATCGTTCATCGACGCTCCGGTCTCCGGCTCCAAGAAACCGGCCGAGGACGGGACCCTGGTTATCCTGGCCGGCGGTGAGGCCGACCAGGTGGAGCGCGCCACGCCCTACTTCGAGGCCATGGGCAAGAAGACCAT from Oceanidesulfovibrio marinus includes:
- a CDS encoding YgaP family membrane protein — translated: MLHRILRGVAGFFVLLSLVLAQTHSKSWLLFTAFVGLNLLQSAFTDWCPLKRLLERLGVRG
- a CDS encoding NAD(P)-dependent oxidoreductase is translated as MPEAIGFVGMGIMGVPMALNLVKAGFDVTVTNRTIEKCKPLADAGATVAESPEDISKRTPIIVTMLTGPQAVDQALFGEDGAAAGLGKGKLVINMSSVPPSYSKDLARRVGNYGASFIDAPVSGSKKPAEDGTLVILAGGEADQVERATPYFEAMGKKTIHCGPAGSGSHMKMSINLLLGSMLSGLAEMLAFGEKGGLSREVMLNVVLAGPLSNELFAMKRDLLASNEYTPQFPAKHMAKDLKFALDTAHETGAWAPATHLAAQLYRMLVAADRGDEDFSAVFDVLRGAL